The genome window AAAGATCTTAAGCTGGCCACCCTGCTGCTGTTGCAGGTTTTTTAACAACGCATCAGCTTGTTGTCTGCGGGAGTCTGTTACCACGGATTCTTTCCTTAAAAATTCTTACCGACGCTAACCAGTACTCTATTGTCACAAAGTTCGCTGCATGCCGCACTGCTGACAGACGTTCCGGCATAACCCACAGACCAATTCAGACCTAGCTGGGTGGTGTTTAGTTTGACGCCCCAATCTGTGTAGCCAGAACCATCTTCGCTTGCTGAAGCTAAAAAGTTTTTAAATTCCAATGCATTAGCAAACTTATTGTAGCCCAGATGCCATTGTAGCTGCAGCTGCTCTGTTAACTGCTGATTCCAGTCAGCGCTTAAATACCAGAATTTACCCACACCAGCGCCAAAATAATCGTCTGTCAGTGCCAGCCCAAAAGTCCAGTCCTGATAAATCAGCTTGCCGTAACCTTCGATAAAGTTAAATTGATCGGTGCTGTTATCGCCCTTAGGGTAACGGTATTGCATCAGACCCAGATCCACTGTCCAGTCCTGGGCTACAGCAAAGCTGCGGCCAGCAGAAATATCCAGCTCCATGCTGCCTTGACCAAATTTAATATTGGAACCCCAGGCACTAGCATACCAACCCGAGTCGGTGGCCAACGTCAGGCTACCCTGCAACGCAGGACCTTCGTCGGTTTGTGAAATACCGCGGTATAAATAATCTGAAATCAACAGCACAGAGCCCGTACTATTGACTGTTTCAGCCGCAACAGGCTGACTTAATAACAACACAACAGAACTCAGAGCAGAAACAAAAATACGCATATAGATTCCTGAAATAAGACGGGAGAAAAACTGCATAGTGCATAGCACTATGCAGTGGTTTGGTGTCCCGTTAAGCACCAAACCTGAAAAGGATTAACGAGCTGGAAATTGCTGATCTAAAGCCAGATTTAACAGCAACACATTGACGCGTGGCTGGCCAAAAATGCCCCACTGTGGCGCTTCTGTTTGTTGTTCCACTAATTTACTCAGCATCTCTGCAGGGATGCTGCGTGCAGCGGCCACCCGCTTTAACTGCAAAGCTGCAGCTTCAGGCGATATATGTGGGTCGACACCAGAGCCAGAGCTTGCCAGCAAGTCAACCGGCAGTTCAGTGGCAGAGAGCTGATAACGCTCTGTCAATACAGCGCTCTCTGCCGCGACCCTGTCACGTAAAGCTGGATTGGAAGGAGCTAAGTTACTACCACCAGTCGACATAGGGTCGGTATTGACACTGCTTGGACGGCCATGGAAATACATATCGCCACTAAAAGGCTGGGCTATTAAGGCGGAGCCAACGGCTTTGCCGTCGACCAGCACTAAAGAGCCTGTAGCTTGCTGTGGAAATAACAGACCAGCCACACCTGTGACAGTGGCGCTGTAGACCAGACCACAAGTCACCAGCATCACAGCAGCTAAACCCAAAGCCGGACGCCAGACAGCGTGTTGTGTAGAAACTGCGGCATCAGAACCAGCACGGACAGCTCCAGAACGAGAAACCCCAGCACGAGAAATCGAAGTAGTGTTCATAGTTAAAACATCCAGTTCAGTAAAACATCAATCAATTTGATCGCGGCAAAAGGCAATAACACTCCGCCTAAGCCGAAGATCAACATATTGTTGCGTAACAGTTTTTCAGCACTGATGGCGCGGATTTTTACGCCTTTTAATGCCAGCGGAATTAAAGCCGGAATAATCAGCGCATTAAAAATCAGCGCAGATAACACCGCCATTTTTGGGTCCGGCAGCTGCATAAAATTCAAAGCTGCAATACCAGGCATAGCGGCCGCAAAAACGGCTGGCACTATGACAAAGTACTTAGCGACGTCATTGGCTAAAGAGAAGGTGGTTAAAGCGCCACGGGTGATCAGCAACTGTTTGCCTACTTCCACCACGGCCAGCAGCTTGGTTGGGTCTGAATCCAGATCCACCATATTGCCCGCTTCTTTGGCGGCCTGAGTACCTGAGTTCATGGCTAAGCCGACGTCGGCCTGAGCTAAAGCAGGCGCGTCGTTGGTACCATCACCGACCATAGCCACTAAACGACCTAACGCCTGCTCGCGACGAATAAGCGCCAGTTTGTCTTCAGGCCGGGCTTCAGCCACAAAGTCATCCACACCAGCAGCAGCGGCAATAGCGCCAGCCGTAATAGGGTTGTCACCTGTGACCATAATGGTGCGCACACCTAAAGCACGCAGCTCGGCAAAACGCTCAGCCACACCAGGTTTAATCACATCAGATAACTGGATCACACCCAAAATACGTTGCTGATTAGCAACCACTAATGGCGTTGCACCTTGTTGCGCCACTTTGGTGACTATAGGGTCCAGATTGTTGGGTACAGCCAGACCGCGGCTTTGTGCCCATTTTTTTACTGCATCGGCAGCGCCCTTTACCCAATGTTCACCACTATCCAGTTGCACACCGGATAAACGGGTTTGCGCGCTGAATGGAATAAATTGGGCATTGTCTGGCAGAGTTTCAGCGGCGGCACCTTGTTCCTGCGCCAGGCGCACCACAGACTTACCTTCAGGCGTTGGATCCTGTACTGAGCAAAGCACAGCACCACGCACCAGTTCAGATTGAGCCACACCAGGCAGCGCAAAAAACGCAGTCGCCTGACGGTCACCAAAAGTGATGGTGCCGGTTTTATCCAGTAATAAAGTATCGATATCACCCGCTACTTCAACAGCTTTACCCGACTTGGCAATCACATTGGCAGCCAAAGCACGGTTCATACCGGCAATACCTATGGCAGGCAATAAACCGGCAATAGTAGTTGGAATTAAACAAACCACCAAAGCTATCAGCATCAACAGGTCCAGTTCGATCCCAACAAAAGCGGCCATTGCAGGTAAGGTCGCCACAGCTATTAAGAACACTAAAGTTAAAGCAGCTAACAGCACGGTCAGCGCCAGCTCGTTGGGTGTTTTTTGTCTGTTGGTGCCTTCAACCAGGCTGATCATTTTATCAAGGAAACTATGACCAGCTTCTGCCGTCACCATCACAGTAATAGTACCGTTTAATACCTTGGTACCGGCAATAACACCTGAGTGGTCGGTACCGGCTTCACGCAGCACCGGTGCTGATTCGCCCGTTAAGGCCGATTCATTGATGGTGGCAACACCCAGGATAATTTCACCGTCTGCAGGCACAAACTGGCCAGCTTCAACCAGCACTTTGTCACCGGCTTTTAACTGACTGGCGGAAACTGCTATAGGTTCTTCGGATTCACGCAGCAACTGGGCTGTTAAATCACGACGGGTTGCTTTTAAGCTGGCAGCCTGACCACGGCCACGGGCTTCGGCTATAGCTTCGGCAAAGTTAGCAAACCATAAGGTGAAAAACAGGATCAGGCTGCTGGCCAGCTCAAAGCCGTAGTCTTTGCCATTTATTACACTATTGGCTGTCATACCAAGCGCCAGCACTGTACCCACCCATACCACCAGCATCACAGGGCTTTTAACCGCCAGTTTTGGGTGTAACTTTACAAAAGCCGCGCGACTTGCCTGAGTTAAGGTATTACTCATTTTAAATCACCTGCAATAGAGGTTAATTCCAGTGCTTCGCCAATTGGGCCCAGCACCATAGAAGGTAAAAAGGACAGGAAATTCAGGATTAAAATCACTGTGACCAAAGTGACACCAAAGGTCAGGTTATGCAGAGGTAAGGTACCGTTGCTGACTGGGATCTGACGTTTTTTCGCCAATAAACCTGCAATCACCAGCGGGATCACCAGCGGTAAATAACGACCCAGTAACAGCACAATCACACAGCTGATATTCCACCACGGCGTGTTATCACCTAAACCTTCAAAACCAGAACCGTTGTTGGCAAAAGCTGAAGTGTATTCATAAAACACCTGGGCAATACCGTGCAAACCAGGGTTGCTGTTGCCGGTAATGGCTGGGATAGCTACGGTAATAGCGGTAAAAGTTAAAATCACAGCGCTAGGTAATACCAGCAATACACCCAGCCAGCTGATTTCGGTTTTTTCCAGCTTACGGCCAAAGATTTCCGGTGTGCGGCCTATCATCAGACCGGCTATAAACACCGCTATCCAGACGTAGACAATAAAGTTCACAAAACCACAACCAATACCGCCCCAGATGGCATTGATCAGCATGCCAGAACGGGTCACCAAACCTGCCACAGGATTGAGTGAGTCGTGCATCGCATTGACTGAACCATTGGAGGTTTGAGTGGTAAGAGTTGCCCAGAGCGCTGACAGGTCAGTACCCAAACGTACTTCCTTACCTTCCATATTGCCCGCCTGCTCTGCTAAGCCACTAAAGGCGGCATTCGGCTGCTGTTCGCTGTAAATGGCTGCACCTACACAAAACAGACTTAAAAAGCCCATCACAGCCAAAGACATTCTGGCAAAACCACGTTGACGTAACAGACCACCGGCCATAAAGACGATAGCGATAGGGATCAGCACCAGCGCTATGGTTTCAATGGCATTAGCAACAGGAGTAGGGTTTTCCAGTGGGTTAGCACTATTTGGACCATACCAGCCACCACCATTGGTACCCAGTTGTTTAATAGCCACCATAGCGGCAACAGGACCTAATGGGATTTTTTGCTCAGTCAGGCTCTGACCTTGCTCAACTACTGGTACTGTTGGACTGGCCTGATAAGTCGAAGGCACGCCCTGACTGGCCAATAACAGCGCGACTAGTGCGGCTAAAGGCAACATCAAACGCAGCACCGCACGCACAGTGTCCTGATAGTAGTTACCTAAATCACGCTCTTCACCCTCATCAGCATCTTTATGCTCTTCACTAAGTTGGCGACCGCCAATCAAACCACGTAATACCGCCAGACAAACCGCCAGGCCCATAGCTGGGGTGACAAACTGCAAAGTGACAATGACAAAACCCTGGCTTAAATAACTCAGTTGAGCCTGACCAGAATAGTGTTGCTGGTTGGTGTTCGTTAAAAAGGATACGGCAGTATGCAGCGCTAAATCCCAACTTAATGGCCCAATTCCATCCGGATTCATCGGCAATACATGCTGAAACATCAACAGCAAAAAGGCGATTACGCCCAGCACCAGGTTGCTGATTAAAAAAGCTATACCATAGCTTTTCCAGTTCATGCCTTCACTGGCCTTTACGCCCAGAATTTTAAAGATCCCGTTTTCAACAGGACCAAATACCTTGTCACTCCAATGCTTCTGACCGGAAAAAATCCCGGTCATATAAGCGCCCAATGGCCATGCCAACAGCAAAGCCAAAGTTAAAATCAGCATAATTTCCATCAGTGGCTCCTCAGAACTTTTCCGGTGCCAACATGGCGTAAATCAACAAAGCGCTTAAGGCGCCAATCAACATCAATAACAACCAGCCCATCTCGGCATCCTCAGTGGTGTAAATCCGGTGCAAAGCTTAGGTGCCAGAGGCGTAAAGTCTCCAGATGGATAAAATTGAAGGGCGTAAAGAGATCGTAAAGATTGGGGGATTAGAAAATAACTAAGGGGTACACAGAAACAAGAAAGGGTAAATGCGCTTATCCCTTATCCCAACTCACATTATTGCCCCCAGCCACAGCGCTGTTAAGCAGTGCCATTAAAGGCAAAGCGCGGTGATGCAGACTAACGGAGGAGTCCGGGCTGTGGCCTGTTTTGGCCATAATGCTTTCTTCGGGCCAGTACTGCATTTTTTCCTGCAAACTAGCCAAATGTTTAGCGACATCTTCAGCATACAAAGCACCAGGCACTTTGCCGCTGTGCCCCATCATATGCAGCAGTTGCACTGCGACCTGACCAAATAAGGTAACAGGGGCTGAATCTTTGGAATGGAAAGTCACTAACATAAGCTAACTCCTGACTACGGCAACCTGACTTAAGTATATGCAACGACGTAGAAATTGCCTGTACATAAAGGCTAAGGTTTCCCCTAAGTAATTGGAGTTGCAGCGCGGCGGCAAGCGAAAGAGTCCCCTGAGCATAGATTCACTATGCGACTGGGGCGAAAGAGTCTGGCCAACAAAGCTGCGGCTTCAAGTACGACGGGGAAAGGGTTACTCCCAGCTGACACCTTTTTGTTCGCGCACTGCCGCCTGCATTAATTGAATAAGTGGCAAGGCTCTGTTACGCAGCGGAATGGCTGCCGGATTGTCTCCCTGCAGATCGGCAGAGGCCGCTATTTGTTCTGTGGATTGCGACTCCAAACCCTGTTGCAGTTGGGCCAAAGCCGCTGCTACATCTTCGGCATAAAAGGCGCCCGGAGCTTTAGGCTGACGGCCCATCAACTCTAATAACTGCAAAGCGACATGACCAAACATCTGTACTGGCGCGCTGGCGGTGGATTTAAATGTAATTAACATAACAATCTGATCTTCCGGAGAAATGAAGCCTCAGCATGCGCTGTTAAGCCTGAAACTACAAGCAAATGCCGCTGAGCTAAAGTGAGCCTATACAAAAGCCCCGTACCTCTTTAGAATTCAGTAAAATCTGCAAATTTTTACATAAGCTAACGATCTGATTACAAGGATGATGTATGACAGTGTTGCCGCGCTTTTTGACTGGTCTGTTTTTTGTTTTGCCCCTTTTACTTTTAACCGCCTGTGGTGGCTCCAATAAAACTGAAGATGCCACTGCTGTGACAGTAGGCGCCAGCACGGCCAGTCTGGATATTGGTTTTCCAGAGCGTTTTACTACTATTTCGGCCACTGTCAGAGACGCTGACGGAGCTTTGTTACCTAATGCGACAGTGCAATTCAGCACCAGCTTAGGCAGCTTTAATTCGGCAGAAGTAGTGACCCGCACAACAGCTGAAACTGGCCGTGGCGGTTCTAATGATGCAGGTAATGGTGTGGCTGCAGTGCGTTTGTATCCAGGCCAAAGTGCCGGCTCAGCCACTGTGACTGTTTATGTAAATGGAGTACAGACCACTACCTCTGTCACTATCGCTGGTACTGCTGTGGAACCTGAACGGCCTGTACCTGCAAGCATCAGTATTGCTGCCAGTGAGCGCGCCATTTATGTTGCTGGTGTAGGCCAAATGGAAAGCAGCACTATTACGGTGCGTTTACTCACTTCCACAGGGGGCGCAGCTAAAGATGCTCCTGCCGGAATAAACAATGTACGGGTTAGTTTTGTTACTCAACCCAATGGTGGTGAGTTGTTGCTGGGAACTCAGGCCTCTGGTCAGTTGGTTCAAAACACTAAAACTCTGGATGTAGCCACTTCAAATGGCGTTGCTACTTTAACCCTGAATTCAGGCCAGTTACCCGGAGTGGTAGAACTAACAGCTGAAGCTTTGGACAACACAGGAGCAAGTTATAGCCCTGCGATCCAGACAACAGCTTCAATACTGAGTATAGCCTCAGGCCCGGCTCACTCTATTGTATTTAGTTATCCGATAGAAGCTGGTATTCAGAATATGGGCAATGGCAGCTACAGACGTGAAGGTGGTTTGCTGGTCACAGATAGATACGGTAACCCTGTTGCTGATGGTACTGTTATTAATCTGGGTGTGATCGACAGCGTCTTGTTATCTAACCGCGTCCCGCAGATTAACTACGGTTTTGGCAGTAGCGTAATTGATGGCAATGCGTCCACCAATGCGAATTCGGCCGTATTTACCGACCAAAGCAACGCCTTATTCCAAAGTGCTGTGATTACCCGTAATAACACCAGCCGTTTTATCGAAGCACAGGACAGGGTGTTGATTTTTAACGCCCAGGCTGAAGATAAAAGTCGTTTTGTCGCCGCCTTACCTAATCAGGCAAATAGTGTGACAGTGAATAAAAACTATCTGAACACAGAAACTGGGCTGGAATATCTGATTGGAGCTTCACTTTTAGGTATGCAGGTTGCTGGTGTGGATCCGACAAAAGAAGGTCTGGTCAGTGGTCAGGCTGTTACACAAGACGGTGCGGCCAGCTTCTACCTGACTTATCCGGCCAATCAGGACACCATTTTAACCAGTTGTATTTCGTCCAGCTTAGATACCCGCCATTCACCTCAAGGCTCAGCTCAGGTCTTTGTTGTTGCAGAAGCCAGTGGCAGCAGCGCTACTACTATTGATGACAGAGCTTGTTTTACTTATATAGGCCCGGCTGTGATTAACTCTGGTATCACCAGCATTAGTGGTGACACTATTCTGAGCCTGGAGATACAGGATCAAGGTTCAGTGCGTTTACCCTTCCTTAGTTTTGAAGCGGGCATTAGCTATGGTGCGACAAACGGAGGAAATCTGCAGGTTGATGTTGGTGATTGTCTGGCAACGGCCAGCTTGCGCACAGATTTGTATGGCCAGTGTGAGCTGCAAATCAGCACCAGCGGAGGTATTTCGGGTGATACTGCCACTGTCACTTTAGGGGTTTCAGGCGGCACTCCATTAGCTATCAGTGTCACAGTACCTTAAACGTTCGAATCCAGCGGTAAGCTAATCACCGCCTGAAAACCACAGACTATACCTGACGCTGCATAAAGGTTATGCAGCTTCATTTCTCCGCCACAACTTTCCACTGCTCTTTTGGCAATACTTAAGCCTAAGCCGACACCGTCTTTTTTGCTTTGACCACGAAAAAAGGGCGTAAAAAGTTTGGCTAAATCAGCATGAGCTACACCAGGGCCCTGATCGGAAATACGGATTTGTACCTGCTGCGCTTGCTGCTGTAATTCAACTGCCACTACTGTGTTTGCCGGAGTAAATTTGATGGCATTGCGGATCAGGTTTTCCAGCGCACGGTAGAGTAAATCAGGGTCAGCCAGCACACGCACCTTTGCATCTGCTTTTACCAGCAGTTGTTTTTGCTGTGACAGCGCCTCGAGTCGACCGTCTTCAGCGACGGATTCCAATAACTCCAGCAGGTCCACTTGCTGCAACTTCACAGCAGCTGCACCACTTTCCAGCCGTGAATAAGTCAGAATTTCTTCGACCAGCGCATTCAGTTTCTGGGTTTCTGCTTCAACTTTATCCAACACCATAGCGCTTTCAGAAGGTGTTTGCCGTGCCAGCCCCACCAGTATTTGTAAACGGGCTAAGGGTGAGCGGAATTCGTGAGAGACATCATGTAATAAACGGCGCTGCCCACTGATAGCTTGCTCGACACTTTTGGCCATGTCGTTAAAACTGCGGGCTACTGCACCAAACTCATCGCGCCGCCCTGTGACTTTAGGACCGAGTTGAGTCAGCCAGTGATCGGACGCCAGTGACTGCAAAGCTCGTTTTAATTGCCGTACCGGTGAAGCAAAGTACCAGGCCAGCCACAAACTGACAGATAAGCTGGTGACCAGAATGGCTGCCAGTAAAAATGCCGGATGAAACCAGACCGGTGGCATAGCCATGGTGGCTCTTACCGCTATGCCACGCATTTCAGGAGGTGGGCCTTTGTCACCAAGACCAGTGGGGCCAAAAGGCTGCACAGCCTCACCAGGAGGAGGACCATGGGGTCTTGCAGCTTGTGGATGCTGAACATCAATACGTTGCGCTGGCATGGATGCAGTCGCCATCAAGCCTCTGCCACTTCGCAACCATTCCAGTAAAAACTCGTGGCGTGGCACCGCCAATAAAAACCAGCTTTGGCCAGATTTATCCTGCACCTTGTATTCAGGTTGGTCTTTCAGTAATTGTGCCCAGTCACCCGGCACATCTCGCTGTAAATAATCTTCGCCCTGGTTATTCAGCAGCAGAATTTTGTCGCGGGACATCGGATCTTCTTCCCAGCGCTGCAATACATCACCGAGCAACTTTATACCACCAGAGTCCATCATCAGTTGAGCTGAACCTAACACCAATCTGAGCTGCGGGCCTATCCAGACAGGTTTGGGTTCACCGTCCGTAGAGCGACTGACTTCGTTGACAGCCCAGACTAAAGTGCCGGCCAGAATCAACGCGCCCCAAAAGGCTAATAAGAACTTCCAGAACACCTGACCCATAATTAAGACTGTTGCATCAGTTGATAACCCTTGCCGCGCACAGCTTCAATCCAGGCTTGTTGGTCTGCTCTTTTGCCAAGCTTTTGACG of Rheinheimera sp. MM224 contains these proteins:
- a CDS encoding TorF family putative porin, with product MRIFVSALSSVVLLLSQPVAAETVNSTGSVLLISDYLYRGISQTDEGPALQGSLTLATDSGWYASAWGSNIKFGQGSMELDISAGRSFAVAQDWTVDLGLMQYRYPKGDNSTDQFNFIEGYGKLIYQDWTFGLALTDDYFGAGVGKFWYLSADWNQQLTEQLQLQWHLGYNKFANALEFKNFLASASEDGSGYTDWGVKLNTTQLGLNWSVGYAGTSVSSAACSELCDNRVLVSVGKNF
- the kdpC gene encoding potassium-transporting ATPase subunit KdpC, which translates into the protein MNTTSISRAGVSRSGAVRAGSDAAVSTQHAVWRPALGLAAVMLVTCGLVYSATVTGVAGLLFPQQATGSLVLVDGKAVGSALIAQPFSGDMYFHGRPSSVNTDPMSTGGSNLAPSNPALRDRVAAESAVLTERYQLSATELPVDLLASSGSGVDPHISPEAAALQLKRVAAARSIPAEMLSKLVEQQTEAPQWGIFGQPRVNVLLLNLALDQQFPAR
- the kdpB gene encoding potassium-transporting ATPase subunit KdpB → MSNTLTQASRAAFVKLHPKLAVKSPVMLVVWVGTVLALGMTANSVINGKDYGFELASSLILFFTLWFANFAEAIAEARGRGQAASLKATRRDLTAQLLRESEEPIAVSASQLKAGDKVLVEAGQFVPADGEIILGVATINESALTGESAPVLREAGTDHSGVIAGTKVLNGTITVMVTAEAGHSFLDKMISLVEGTNRQKTPNELALTVLLAALTLVFLIAVATLPAMAAFVGIELDLLMLIALVVCLIPTTIAGLLPAIGIAGMNRALAANVIAKSGKAVEVAGDIDTLLLDKTGTITFGDRQATAFFALPGVAQSELVRGAVLCSVQDPTPEGKSVVRLAQEQGAAAETLPDNAQFIPFSAQTRLSGVQLDSGEHWVKGAADAVKKWAQSRGLAVPNNLDPIVTKVAQQGATPLVVANQQRILGVIQLSDVIKPGVAERFAELRALGVRTIMVTGDNPITAGAIAAAAGVDDFVAEARPEDKLALIRREQALGRLVAMVGDGTNDAPALAQADVGLAMNSGTQAAKEAGNMVDLDSDPTKLLAVVEVGKQLLITRGALTTFSLANDVAKYFVIVPAVFAAAMPGIAALNFMQLPDPKMAVLSALIFNALIIPALIPLALKGVKIRAISAEKLLRNNMLIFGLGGVLLPFAAIKLIDVLLNWMF
- the kdpA gene encoding potassium-transporting ATPase subunit KdpA, giving the protein MEIMLILTLALLLAWPLGAYMTGIFSGQKHWSDKVFGPVENGIFKILGVKASEGMNWKSYGIAFLISNLVLGVIAFLLLMFQHVLPMNPDGIGPLSWDLALHTAVSFLTNTNQQHYSGQAQLSYLSQGFVIVTLQFVTPAMGLAVCLAVLRGLIGGRQLSEEHKDADEGEERDLGNYYQDTVRAVLRLMLPLAALVALLLASQGVPSTYQASPTVPVVEQGQSLTEQKIPLGPVAAMVAIKQLGTNGGGWYGPNSANPLENPTPVANAIETIALVLIPIAIVFMAGGLLRQRGFARMSLAVMGFLSLFCVGAAIYSEQQPNAAFSGLAEQAGNMEGKEVRLGTDLSALWATLTTQTSNGSVNAMHDSLNPVAGLVTRSGMLINAIWGGIGCGFVNFIVYVWIAVFIAGLMIGRTPEIFGRKLEKTEISWLGVLLVLPSAVILTFTAITVAIPAITGNSNPGLHGIAQVFYEYTSAFANNGSGFEGLGDNTPWWNISCVIVLLLGRYLPLVIPLVIAGLLAKKRQIPVSNGTLPLHNLTFGVTLVTVILILNFLSFLPSMVLGPIGEALELTSIAGDLK
- a CDS encoding DUF1840 domain-containing protein, which gives rise to MLVTFHSKDSAPVTLFGQVAVQLLHMMGHSGKVPGALYAEDVAKHLASLQEKMQYWPEESIMAKTGHSPDSSVSLHHRALPLMALLNSAVAGGNNVSWDKG
- a CDS encoding DUF1840 domain-containing protein, which encodes MLITFKSTASAPVQMFGHVALQLLELMGRQPKAPGAFYAEDVAAALAQLQQGLESQSTEQIAASADLQGDNPAAIPLRNRALPLIQLMQAAVREQKGVSWE
- a CDS encoding Ig-like domain-containing protein, producing MTVLPRFLTGLFFVLPLLLLTACGGSNKTEDATAVTVGASTASLDIGFPERFTTISATVRDADGALLPNATVQFSTSLGSFNSAEVVTRTTAETGRGGSNDAGNGVAAVRLYPGQSAGSATVTVYVNGVQTTTSVTIAGTAVEPERPVPASISIAASERAIYVAGVGQMESSTITVRLLTSTGGAAKDAPAGINNVRVSFVTQPNGGELLLGTQASGQLVQNTKTLDVATSNGVATLTLNSGQLPGVVELTAEALDNTGASYSPAIQTTASILSIASGPAHSIVFSYPIEAGIQNMGNGSYRREGGLLVTDRYGNPVADGTVINLGVIDSVLLSNRVPQINYGFGSSVIDGNASTNANSAVFTDQSNALFQSAVITRNNTSRFIEAQDRVLIFNAQAEDKSRFVAALPNQANSVTVNKNYLNTETGLEYLIGASLLGMQVAGVDPTKEGLVSGQAVTQDGAASFYLTYPANQDTILTSCISSSLDTRHSPQGSAQVFVVAEASGSSATTIDDRACFTYIGPAVINSGITSISGDTILSLEIQDQGSVRLPFLSFEAGISYGATNGGNLQVDVGDCLATASLRTDLYGQCELQISTSGGISGDTATVTLGVSGGTPLAISVTVP
- a CDS encoding sensor histidine kinase produces the protein MGQVFWKFLLAFWGALILAGTLVWAVNEVSRSTDGEPKPVWIGPQLRLVLGSAQLMMDSGGIKLLGDVLQRWEEDPMSRDKILLLNNQGEDYLQRDVPGDWAQLLKDQPEYKVQDKSGQSWFLLAVPRHEFLLEWLRSGRGLMATASMPAQRIDVQHPQAARPHGPPPGEAVQPFGPTGLGDKGPPPEMRGIAVRATMAMPPVWFHPAFLLAAILVTSLSVSLWLAWYFASPVRQLKRALQSLASDHWLTQLGPKVTGRRDEFGAVARSFNDMAKSVEQAISGQRRLLHDVSHEFRSPLARLQILVGLARQTPSESAMVLDKVEAETQKLNALVEEILTYSRLESGAAAVKLQQVDLLELLESVAEDGRLEALSQQKQLLVKADAKVRVLADPDLLYRALENLIRNAIKFTPANTVVAVELQQQAQQVQIRISDQGPGVAHADLAKLFTPFFRGQSKKDGVGLGLSIAKRAVESCGGEMKLHNLYAASGIVCGFQAVISLPLDSNV